AGCATAGCGCAAACTTTCAACAAGTAGGGGAGCATTGTACAGCTATGTGGGGTTAGTGTGTATttgatatacaattttttatcctttaattttccattttttcatgttcttgccTTTTGTCCATGTCTCTAATAAACAGAATGCAGctggaattatttttaacataatattACAACATCTGGCTTTTAACTAAGGAATTTACTCCAGTTTGTCTTCATTGTGAAAACTTACAAATCAGAATTAAATCCTccattttaggtttttttatttgGCCcaatcttctgtttcttttttcataattttctttattattttgaattaactAATTGCTTTGACTGTTGGTATATTTGCATCTTTGTTATAAAGGAGTTTTGTTTCTTATATGCCACTGTTTCCTTTTTTACAAGATTTGACATTTTACTCTATTTCTATTCTTCCCATGAGTATCCTAGAAAATTTATCAGGcttatttaaattaaatctaCAGTGGAACAATATTTTAACCCCTTTGTCCCTTGCAAATGATACAAGAAGGCTTTAGATCCAATTTTTCCTCTCCACACTTACATGCTACTGTCATTGACCTACCAATTCTAGCTTAACTTCAATTGTACaacattgttactattttttttcaaagaacttttatttaaattagtGTACATGTTTACCATTCTGTGTATTTCCCCTTTTATACATTAAATTATCTCAAGATTATTTCATCTATGCTTGAGTTATGTTACTTGgaaatcacttttattttgtcTCTTCACAATAAATTCCTGAGGATTTTATCTGTGATGTGTTTATTTTACAACAGAAATACTCTTACTGGATGTGCAGTTCTGAGTTCTAGGTGACAGTTCTTTTCCCACCACTCTTTCAAGGTATAATTAAACTAATTTTTGTCTTCCATTGCTGTTGTTGAAACCaacagtcattttatttattcctttatttttgtaattgaaGCATAATTGGtacacaatattacattagtttcataCAAAATagtaattcaacagttatctacattattaagtgctcaccccaaatagtgtggttactatctgtcaacatagaaagatgttacagaaccactggcgGTCATTTTAATGGCTGTTCCTCTTGTAGGAGATCTTATCCTTACTCTCTGACTGTACTTCATctcctttctgtgttttgaatcTCAGTTAATTACACACTTCAGTTACCTGAAATGGATTTGGATTTAAAGAATGCAATAGAGAGTAGAAACATGTAATGTAgtataaattaaaaagttaaagttTAAAGGGACCACAGAACATTTCTTTTTCCAACCCATCACTCATGTAGATGAGAACTGAGGCCAAGTGAGGTCATTTGATGTGCCCACGGCCACATAATACAGTTGCAGACAGGACCAGGACCCCTCCTTCTTGAATGTTCTCCCTGTTCTATACTCAGGAAGATCATAGGAATGTTGAAAGATACTTGAAACTGccctgttttcctgttttttctccccTCAAGTAGAATCGGCCGGGAGAAATCAGACTCCTGTGACAGAATTCACCTTGGTCGCCTTGCCTGTCATCCGAGAGCAACAGATCTTGCTATCTGTCATTCTCCTGCTGGATTATACGCTTACCATGACAGGAAATATCATCATCATTTCTTTAATATGGACTGACAATCGTCTCCAAACACcgatgtacttcttcctcagtaatttatcatttttggacATTTTGTTCACAAGTACTATTGCCCCGAAGTTGCTAACTTGTCTCTTAGGAGAGAAGAAAACCATATCCTTTGCTGGATGCATCActcaaatttatttctacttctatCTGGGGACAGTGGAGTTCATCCTCTTGGTGGTGATGTCCtttgaccgctacgtggccatctgtaaCCCCCTGCGCTACACCGTCATCATGAACAGCGGTTTCTGTCTCCTGCTGGTTCTGGGATGCTGGGTGGGGGCCTTCCTGTCAATGCTCTATCCAATTATTGTGGTGGCCACATTGCCTTTCTGTTATAGGGAAATTAGGCACTTCTTCTGTGACTTGGCCCCCCTGCTCCACGTGGCCTGCATCGACACTCATTTCATACAGATGTTGATCTTCATCTTATCCACCTTGGTCCTCCTGACCTCACTGCTGCTCACCACTGTGTCCTACACCTACATCATCTCTACCATCCTGCGCATCCCCTCAGCCCAGGGACGTcggaaggccttctccacctgtgcttctcacATCACTGTTGTCTCCATCGCCTACGGGAGCAACATCTTCATGTACGTGAGGCCCAGCCAGAACCAGTCACTGGATTTTGACAAAGTGTCAGCTGTCCTCATCATAATGGTGACCCCTCTTCTGAACCCCTTTATTTATAGTCTGAGGAATGAGAAGGTAAAGGAAGTTTTGAGAGAGTCAATTAGAAGGATAGTTCTACCACATTCCAGAGAAACAtgacattaaacatttatttaggaCATCTAAGTTATGCTCCCTTTACATGGCACCTTGTTTGTATCAAAAGTGGCACAGAAGTGTGACTGAAATCTCAGAATCCATAAGCAGATGAATAAGCATCACACATTATCAGTAGTGAAGTATTATAACCTTATTAtaggaaaccagaaaaaaataaggatTCCGTGTCCCATCagtccttaaaatatttttcattatagtaATAGAGGGTTGAAGAAACACTCCAGACCCTGAGTCATAAAAGCTAGTGTCTAGTATTTGTTTAGGCACTAACTTCAATAAATTTGGTTCCATGCTTCTCTAAGCTTCCATTAGCTGATCTGTAAATGGTGCAGGAATGTCTACTGTGCATCTCGTAGTGCACTTGGGGCTATAAAATGAGGTCAGTTGAATAAAAGTAACATTGTCATCACTTGTAGAGATTGGAAGAGTGGAAAGCTGGAAGGTTTCTTCAGCCCTGAGATGCCTCCCCTTTGATGATCTTGACCTTAGTAAGAGGCAAGATTTTTAACTCTGCAGGTGATATGGCAAGGAAAGAAGTTTAAAGGACTGGTGGGTGAAGACAATCAAATGccacttttaaaaaaaggatctATTCTTCACCAAGTCAGGTATATGCCTGTTGTGTCAGCTTCAGGTTCTCTTTATCTTTACCTGCTTCCattaaatgtgtttgttttttttttttcatttaagtcaCTAACTTTCCTTGCTCCAAGTCTAGACTCACCAAGGTTCCTGGTACCTATTTTTGGTTTTCCATGTGACTTGCCTATTTGGAGAAATTATTCTAGCCAAAACAATAGGTGTCAAGTCATGTAGTATTATCTTTGTCATTGTGAAttaattactattatattttGATTAATATGAATCTGATCTCTGGCTccatgatgaaaagaaaaatgtgatgaaGTTATCAATGTAATATGACCCTACGAGAATTTTATCTAGAAAACAGGATCACCTTTTAAAGTTATTATTTCCATAACTAATTTTCTTCAAACTCTTATAATCTGCTGAGTCTATATTGGCTAGAAAGGGAAACTGAGCAGAATGCCCAGTGTAACCAAGAGGAGATAGGAAGAGAGGAGGGCTGTAGGAA
This portion of the Manis javanica isolate MJ-LG chromosome 6, MJ_LKY, whole genome shotgun sequence genome encodes:
- the LOC140850289 gene encoding olfactory receptor 6M1-like; protein product: MRKINQDKAQMLTDTGQRYGSLGLRCRVRIWGTELRGAISAAQHILETALFSCFFSPQVESAGRNQTPVTEFTLVALPVIREQQILLSVILLLDYTLTMTGNIIIISLIWTDNRLQTPMYFFLSNLSFLDILFTSTIAPKLLTCLLGEKKTISFAGCITQIYFYFYLGTVEFILLVVMSFDRYVAICNPLRYTVIMNSGFCLLLVLGCWVGAFLSMLYPIIVVATLPFCYREIRHFFCDLAPLLHVACIDTHFIQMLIFILSTLVLLTSLLLTTVSYTYIISTILRIPSAQGRRKAFSTCASHITVVSIAYGSNIFMYVRPSQNQSLDFDKVSAVLIIMVTPLLNPFIYSLRNEKVKEVLRESIRRIVLPHSRET